From the Manis javanica isolate MJ-LG chromosome 11, MJ_LKY, whole genome shotgun sequence genome, one window contains:
- the LOC140844216 gene encoding olfactory receptor 52A1-like, producing the protein MTISNRTVFMPPVLTLIGIPGLESVQGWIGIPFCAMYLVAMIGNSLLLIIIKTERSLHEPMYIFLGMLGVTDIVLATTIVPKMLGIFWFHVPEIYFDSCLLQMCLIHTFQCIESGILLAMALDRYVAICYPLRHAAIFTHQLVTQIGAVVTLRAAILVAPSIALIKCRFQFYLTTIISHSYCEHMAIVKLAAENVRINKIYGLFVAFTVVCFDLTFITLSYAHVFITVFHLPQKEARLKAFNTCIPHICVFLQLYLLAFFSFFTHRFGSHVPPYIHILFSSLYLLVPPFLNPLVYGAKTKQIRIHVLKIFCS; encoded by the coding sequence ATGACCATTTCCAACAGGACAGTCTTCATGCCTCCTGTGCTCACCCTGATCGGGATTCCCGGCCTAGAGTCTGTGCAGGGCTGGATTGGCATCCCATTCTGTGCCATGTACCTTGTTGCCATGATCGGAAATTCCTTGCTTCTCATCATCATCAAAACAGAGCGCAGCCTCCATGAGCCCATGTACATTTTCCTCGGCATGCTGGGAGTCACAGACATTGTACTTGCCACCACCATTGTGCCCAAGATGCTTGGCATCTTCTGGTTTCATGTGCCAGAGATTTATTTTGATTCCTGCTTGCTTCAAATGTGCCTCATCCACACATTTCAGTGCATAGAGTCAGGCATCCTGCTGGCCATGGCCCTGGACCGTTATGTGGCCATTTGTTATCCACTAAGGCATGCAGCCATCTTCACCCACCAGCTAGTCACCCAAATTGGGGCTGTGGTAACACTCAGGGCAGCCATTCTTGTGGCCCCTTCCATAGCACTGATAAAGTGCCGGTTTCAATTTTATCTTACAACGATAATCTCTCACTCCTACTGTGAGCATATGGCCATTGTGAAACTGGCTGCAGAAAACGTCCGCATCAACAAAATCTAtggcttgtttgtggccttcACTGTAGTATGCTTTGACCTTACTTTTATCACATTGTCCTATGCACATGTATTTATCACCGTTTTTCATTTGCCCCAGAAGGAGGCTCGgttgaaagcatttaatacttgtATACCTCACATTTGTGTCTTCCTCCAGCTCTACCTCCTtgccttcttctctttcttcacacACAGGTTTGGATCCCATGTTCCCCCTTACATCCATATCCTCTTTTCTAGCTTGTACTTGCTGGTCCCTCCATTCCTCAATCCACTTGTCTATGGTGCAAAAACCAAGCAGATTCGCATTCATGTGCTAAAAATATTCTGTTCTTAA